In Corvus moneduloides isolate bCorMon1 chromosome 6, bCorMon1.pri, whole genome shotgun sequence, the sequence GAAGGCTTCCACAACTTAATCCACATGCTGAACCATCCTGAGGGCGGAGTCCAGCTCAACATGGGGAATGCCATCTTTGTAACAGAGAAGCTGAAACTCCTAAAAAAGTTTTTAGATGATGCCAAAGCTCTGTATCAGCTGGAGGCTTTTACCACTGACTTTAACAAACCCACAGAAGCTGAAAAGCACATCAATGATTATATAGAGAGGAAAACACATGGGAAAATTACTAATTTGGTCAAGGACATAGACCCACAAACTGTAATGCTTCTGGctagctttgttttctttaaaggtAAGTTAAGTCTTCTAGGGTTCACATTCTCACTATTCATTCTTATCAACAGACCTCGTGTTGGCTACCTCGACTGAGAACTGGTCTGGGGAAAATTTTAAGTGCTCTTTTCTGGGCCAGAAGGTCCCCTAATGGCATAGTGGAGGTGGTGGAGAGGTTACAGGACCCCTCTCAGTATGGGAAGGCAGCTGGAGGCCACACAGGCTTATTTCTGTTTGTgacagctccaggagctctgctccAAGCCACAGCCTTCCATGCAGCCTGATCTGGTGCTCCTGGGTTTAACCATAACTCCAATTGTTCCACGCTCTTCTAATTTTCAGTGAAGGCACTGAGACTTATACATGACCTAATGcctcttttttaaattatgcatgATTCAATAGCCTAATTTACtacattcccttttttctttcccctgtctGAGTCCTTTATCCATACACACTAACATTTATATATGGGAGAAGATAGGAATGAATAGGGGAGAAAATTTTAAGGAACAAAGCAGAAACTGTGCATTTCTGATGTGGGTTAGATGTGCCCTTAAGACTGACATAACACCACTCAGATACGAGATCCTACATTATTTAATCTACAAATTGAGGCTTATAATTAAAGACAATAGAAATTAAGTGCATGCATTATATGAGTACACAGATGATGTTTACAGAAAGGCCACTTAGATCCCCTGAACAGAAAAGCAGTGGTAGGTACAAAAAAACCTGCCTAATTATTTCACTACTGGCATCTGAAACGTAAATTGAAAGTGGAATCCAATGCACTCTTTTGAACAGGTAAAAGATCCTTGCATTACTGTGATATACATTTTAAAGTGTTACGtttgaaaattctgtatttaacaCACGGAGAAATAGGTGAATATTATTTACTAGCTATAAAAAATTTAGTCTGTGATGGGATAGAACATGGGATATTCAGTCAAATTCTCCTTCTCTGTATCAGGCAGCtgggaaaagccttttaaaCCAGAGCATACTGAAGAAAGGGAGTTCTTTGTGGATGCTGAAACTACTGTGAAAGTCCCTATGATGCACCAGATGGGCAGATTTGACTTCTATTTTGATGAAGAGCTCTCATGCACTGTGGTACGACTGCATTATAATGGGAGTGCTACTGCATTTCTGGTTCTGCcagcaaaagggaaaatgaagcagTTAGAGCAAACTCTGGACAAGGAAACCATCCAGAAATGGTCAGACCATCTCTTCCAAAGGTAATCTTCTGCCAGTCAGCTGCAATGACACCTAATTTatagtatttcttcttttttgggaATGCAAACACTATGAACTTGGTGATTCTGGGAACTGAGTGGGTTATTTTTGGCCTGTGTGCCCTAGCTGTAAAAATCTTGCAGCTGGTTGGTATTTAACCATTCTTTTGTTGATGGCTGAGTGACTTGCTGCTCTCCCAACCATCTTGAATAGCAAGCCTAGATTGGTGTTTCTAAAATACTCCATGGACTGAGCGGAATGGTCACAATTTTAAACCAAATCTTCTGTACTGAGATTTCAGCTAGTGTGTTTTACTTCTCATATGTCACTGAGACACTCACTCAGGCATAAGTCTAAACCTTAAATAAAGCATAATTTACACAGTTTGTAGTGCTTATAGACATGATATATCCTACACAATTATCTGGCAGCATACAGTTGATCTTACAACAGGCAAGTGATTAATTGTGGATGTCCTgattttctgacattttgttttgaaactatAAAAATCTAATGAGTTTCTGTTAGTTTCAACCATTGACACCAACATCAGCTAATGCATTTTACAACCTTGTTTGTCTGGGAGAGGAGATCTTAGCAACAGTGGATGAGTAATATCAAGTTAATACATGCTTAATTTACCAAGCTCTGCCCTAATTCACAACTAATAAGGCTGTGCAGTTCACACCCATATATCTCAGTGCATCATCACAGAAATACCAGCACAGTTAGTAAAAACATAATGGGTAGCAAACTGAATATGAGCTAATAATGTGATACCTCAActatctaaaataaaaaatgtatcaTTCTCAGCTGCAATATCAGGAAAACCCTTATCTAAATGAATTTGTGGTGCAAGGTCAGTCAGGATCAATATAGGAATAAGTTCTTCATGGGAGAAACTGTGAGAACAAAATGGCAATTTCTGTTCTACTGTTTTGTTGATGGCAGTGCTGATGGACTTGATCCCATCCTCTTCTAGTGCACTGGGCAGTATCACATGTGGGCTACAGCACTGCAGTCAGGTCCCATCTGTTTTGCTATACAACCCAAGCTGTCTCTGGGCAAAGCAGCAAAAGACTTGAGCTACCTAAAGGGTAATCACTGTTGTGAGTGACTCGGATGATCTGAGGATCCCTGGACAGGGCATGAAAAGAAATCCAACAGAAAGCATACTAAGCATGAACTGCCTACAAACAGCTCATAGTCAAAGGCAAACTTGATCATGGCCAGcccagaggaggaagaaaattagaGGACATGGAATCCAAatgtgcaggcagcaggaaacaGACCTTACCTGGGACCATGCCAAATGCCCCAGTTATGTCAAAAATACTTATTTGATTTGAAATGTTGGGATTTGCCACACTTCTCCCCAAACAGATTTTGTCAGGGCTTCTCTTGAGTTCTCCACCTTCTTGAGTGACATGGGCTGTCCCTCGTCTCTGCCTGTAAAGAGGGGCTCTTATTACTGTCCTACTTAGCAGAGTGCTCTCAAATTTCCTGAAGCAAAACACCAGATAAATACCATTATGattgttactattattattattattaagaaTAATAGTGCTTGTATCACCGTGAAAAGAACCAGCAATTGAATTAGTGCTTATTGTACATTCAGGGTCCAAACTCCTGGGATTTGACACTCAAGGGAATTACACAAATATCTCACCCTCCTTTATGTTGGTGAAAAATCCTCTCACCACCCTCTATGTTTCTCTTCTACCTAACAGCTTTATGGACCTCTACTTCCCCAAATTTTCTATATCTGGGAGCTATGAAATACGTAATACCCTTAGCAAGATGGGAATTGTGGATGTGTTCACAAACCAGGCAGATCTCTCTGGCATCACTGGCACCCCAGAGCTGAAGGTTTCCAAAGTAAGTCTGTGGCTGTTGgacctttcctgtttttccacAAATATACAGGGAAAACCCATCAGTAGTAGCATCCAGAAGCACCAGGTAAATACGGCTCCCAGCTTCCTggcttgcctgcagctgggTCACCCAGGCCTCAGCCTGCAAGCTTAAAAAAGGAGTTTGGCCCTCAGTGACACTGGAGATCAGATTAGATTGCTGCATGTATGTTTTTCCAAGAATGGTATTGGCCAAGACTTTTTGGGCAGTATCTGAAACATGAGAGAAGCATCAACCCCTGGCTTCTTAAGGAAAAGCACTGATGCTCCCAGGTACATGACAACCTGTCCTCCTCACCCTGGAGACTCAGTTTTGGAGGTGCAGACAAACAATTACAGGTGGAGCCTCTATCCTTTATCCAATATTTCGAACTTTTTAATGAGATTTCCATAGCTCCATCCAAGCCCTCATTTAAGCGGCCGTGACTACAATAATACAGCTCTTCTGCCCCTACTCACTTCTCAGTGGATCCCTCAAAGCAGGGCTTCTTTAGAAGGAGTCTAATTCATTTCTCAAGTGGCTGTTGACTGCCCAGAGTGactctattttcttttttcccaggttATTCACAAGGCTTCTCTGGATGTTGATGAGAGAGGtactgaagcagcagcagcaactgctgCTGAAATAATGGCAGTGGCTCTTCCTCCAACCATTGAATTCAGCCATCCCTTCCTCATGCTGATTTTTGATAGGGATACAAACAGCACACTCTTCATAGGAAAAATAGTTAACCCAACCATCCCTAGCTGAAGTGACATATGAATTTTGTTTGCTGCTACTAATTAAAGATGTGAAAATGCATGACatgatttatttccatttctaacAGCTCATATATGGTTCTTTTTCAataacagtttttattttatgtcatCATCAAAAACTATTGGTATTGACCACGACACttgctgaaaaggaagaaattgttttaaattcagCTAGAAAAGAATGCCTTTTTTACTTGACTGTAAGACAAGGAAAGACCTAAACTTTGCCAGCATTTGGAGAGAAATGTTTATATTACAATGGAAGACTCCTGCTTAATACAAAGTAGTCAGCCAGAATAGCAGGTAAAATTATGAACATTCTTGCAAACAAAGCAGAAGTGGTTGTAATTCACCCTAAGTAAATATGAGATTGGAAGAGTTGGATCAAAATTGCAGGGTCACAGGAACCTGAAGCTTCTAATGGAGACAGCACTAGGAATGTGAAAATCTGctttcaacaaaaaaaacctgctttctgCACCAGAAACCTTTTATCATTCTTAGTATCAATCTAGCAGCAAATCTTCCTGAGTTTCTCACAAGTtaaaggagagcaggaggatCAAATCTGCCTTGAATCTGAAGATTTTCACCACATGTTGCCAATTTGACAGATTTAGATGGAGTTACTGACTTCTCACACATGTATCCATCAGTAGTGAGAAGGAGGATGTAGCTGAATGGGAAGGTGAGGTATTTGGATGGCAATTACACAAGCATGCTGTCAGCTGAAATTCGTGGAAAACCTATAAGGAGGCTCTGGAAAATTAAAGATCTTTCAAATGCTGTCCTTTTACAGCCAAAAACATAAGTAAGGAGCACACAATAACCAAATCAGCTGACCCAGGTAGGGGGTGACAGGCACCTAGGTAGAACATAGGGCAGCTTGATGGCTGGCTGGAAACCAGAGTTCAGTGGACCTGCCTTGGCAACTGGTACCAGAAAGGGTACAATTGGCCCTGTTTTCCCTAAAGTTGCGGGATTTGGAAGGAGATGAAATGGTGTCGTGTCATTGGCAATGACACTGGAAGCAGTCAAATGGCTTGGGAAGAGAACACAGCCTCAGCAAGGTCTTGTGTGCCCTCTGCAAAATTAAGAGCAAATGTGATTTTATCAGTCTTCTGCAAAGCATTGTCTCCCCTATTGCAGTCTAAAGGAAAGCTccctttctgctctgtgtttctaGTAAATACCCTCTGTTAACACAATGCTTAATGGTGGTTTTTGACTAAATACAGTCTCAGTATAGATGAATATATCAACAACCCACGGTATCAAAGGCAGGACTCAGAGTGACAGAAATGCATGTACTTTTCTGGCACCTTCCTGCACACTTCCCCATCAGTTTGGGTGGCTTTGTGGCCCAACACCCACACAGGAGTAACTAACAAGGCCTCCTGCCTGACTGTAGGTTTCTCATCTCCCTGAAATACAGTTGCAGGGTGTAGCCTCAGTGGGGTCAGTCTCAGCTGTTATCACTCCTGCTGTTAACTGCTGTTAAGCAACGGACATCCAGCAAAGCAGCAGTAAAACCTTTAGGGGGTAGAGAGCTCAAAGAGGCGAGATCCTTAGTTATGTACTGAATTCCCTAGAGCTGCAGTTGAAAAATGGACATAATTGATTTTAGTAGGGTGATTCTGAGTTTACATCAAGAAGTGTTGAAGAAACAGAGGCCACAGCTGCACTAAATAGTGCTCACTCCCTGGTAAACCACTTTGTAGTGGATAAAGACATAAACATAGAAATACAGCATAGTAGGAGGAAAGTGATTTTGCGAGAGGTTTGAAGATGAAGAGAATTTTCTCAAAGCTAAATCAGCTTTTGCAGGCTGTTAATCCTTATTTTTTGAAGGAGATTCCTTCCTTTCCTACCCTTAGTATCTTGGTGCCCTCACAGATGTGCCCCCTCCATAAGCAGGATGCTGGAATTCTGGTTTCCTCACAAATTCCAGAGAAAAGAGCCCACAGGAGCAGTAGGAGGGAAGCACAGGAGCAGATACGCTACTGCAAAGAACTAGCGCCTCACTGTTTGTGCTTCTCCTCTCACTGCATCTTTTATACGATCTCTCCGTGTTTGTAAAACGTGTTGGGAGGTTACAGGGACAGTGAGTGGTGGTGATGAGGGGCGTCTGCCGTTCCCACAGGGGACTTCCTGTCAATCAAGACCGGCGTCCAGGAGCCGTTTGCTAGACTTGCTTCATCAGGCAATAGCTCCTGCTGTATTGACATCATGCTGTGATTTTCCACTGCAGGATTTGCTAGAGACAATGTTAAGAAGAGGCAGGCACCACACTCAGCACAAAAGAGCAGCAGACAGCTTGCTCCCTGCCTACATCCATGCTGCGCTGTGCTGCTATGTGGCCCGTTCTCATCTCTCCCCCCCATCCACCAAGTCCTACTCTCTTAATCCTGCTCTCGTTGCTGCAAGCAACAAAACAGGTTTTCCTGATTACACTCACTCTCCTCATTTCCTCTCCGGACCAGCTCTTTTTCACAGCCTCCCACTCTCCCTCCTGCAGATTAACATTTTATCCCTCCCACTCGCCGGCACCGTTTGTTCGTGCAGGAGGGGAACGCTGCCGGCTCAGCTGTGGCGCCAGCAGgtcctcctctctccttcccaaaaAATGCAGGGCGGGAATAAACAGGGTTCTCTGCCTTCCACAAACCATTTTGAGGGCACTCACAGCACACAGTGAGGGAGGCTGGGCAGAAAGGCAGAGCTTCAGGTCACTGGGCTATTGCCATTTGGTGTGGCGGGCAGTGTGGGGATATAAATGAGCCAGAGACGCATCTCGGGGGTAATTAACGACCAGGTTCATTAGGCATTGCCACAGCTGACACAGCTATAAAGTGTGAGGACGGAACTCACGGCCGTGCTTGTGGTGATCCCAGGTTTGGGTAAGCTGCTCGTCTCTTGGCCAGATGCCAGCCCTGTTTCACTGACTGCACCACGGCAACGCCATCGGCTGTAGCCCAAGAGCCTCCAAGTGCTCCGAGTGCCACATCCCAAGACTGCAACAGCCTCCTGGGCTCCCACCCTCTTTGTTGAAGCAGGCATTTAGGGTTTTGCTCGTTTTGCACCATCGCTAAGGCTGGACCTGgaggtagggaaaaaaaagtctcctcACTTCCCACCCCACACCCTTCAGCCTCCCTACAAACAGGAGTCACGGGAAAAACTCCCTATGTACTGTTCAGGCAGGCATGATCTGATAGCTCTTGCCCAGCAGGAGGAAAGACACAGGTCAGTACAACCTCTAACTTCGCAAATACAGCAGTGTTGTTGTTGCTTGTAATGCAGCGACCTGCTTTGTGTTAAACTAACAGCACAGGCCTCGGGTCTCTGCACTTGTCAGGCTTTGCTAGGACCTGTCTGGGCCTGCCCGGGGTTTTGTTTCAGCTTCTTTGCTTGTAACAGTAACTAGCCAGCAATTGGATGCTATTACCTAATAGTAATAggttaattttttcctttgctttgtaTAATTGTATACAGATATTTCTGTAACCAGGAGGTACTAAGAACAAGGAGTTCTGCACAGAATGAAGTGTCTGTGGCCCTAGAATGAAGGGGCATACAGATGTGGTGGGATGATAACAGGGGACTGGAGAGTACAAGCACAGGATGATACTGGGCACCTCAGAGCCATGAACATCTTaccagtgctcagtcactggTCATCAAAGCTTTGCAGAACTGGGAAGCTGTGTGAAACCAGTTTGGGGCATAACTAGCAATTAGGAGAACAGAGATTGAGTACACAGTGTATGTAAAACGCAGCACAGGTACTTTGTCCAGGTGTACTGTGGACCTGTGAAACAATGAAGGAAAGCAAGGGGAAGAACATGTGAGCAAATGTGTAACAGCAATCCCAAGCAGACCCCAAAGCGCAGAGGTTACATGTGCCTCTTGTGTTCCTCCTGGCAAGGAAGTGGCCACCCCTTCCCTTAGGGCTGAAGCCATCAACCTGAGGAATGAGTGGAGCAGAGAAAGGGTGAGCTAAGACAAGAGAATAGGGGACGTACTAAAAAGTTTGCATGTATAAATTTTAACCATACATACTCTGAAGAGTAAGTTTTAGTACTGTAACCAGGCCATTAATTCTTGGATAAAACtgttaagattttaaaaatactaccAATAAATTATCATCTTTGCATACAAGGCATGTTTTTCCATCACAACGAGATTTTCAGTGTAAGAAAATGGTAGGAATTCAAGTCACCTACCTTGTTACTTGGATGCAAAACAAACTGGTAATATCAGCGAGTCCCCTGCACACCTGGGTAGGGCTAAGGGACAAAACCACCCTATGGTTTTCTTGCTTCctaaatgaaatatgaaaaaacccTATCCACTGCAAGGTAACACAGCATGCCAGCCATGGGAGGATGTTCCTGGAGGTTGCTGacaagggaagaagggaagaagctCATGAAATATGCAAGAGACTCATATACTGCATCCAGAAAGGAAATGGTAAATCTTCCCTGTATGCCAGCTTCTGTAATATTTGAAGCAGGAATACATCATGGGTTTACTCAAAAAGTAGTGTTTAACCACAAGATCAGCTTCACAGAGTGATACCAGAGGTCCCTTCTCTCAGTGCCTGGTTGATGGTAGAAGAAGAACCGatgttttggaaagaaaacatccccccaaaacaccccttTGTAGTCAGTCAGTGAGCTCTGCCAAGTGCTTCAAACCTTGTGGACCAATGGTGAACAAAAGGCAAAAGTTGGTGcagcagggggaggaggaattAGAGGCAAGGAGACAGCTCTGGGTGGCAGTCCCGATTCTCCCCCAAAGACCCTCCCCTAGCCTGCCCTCCCATCAAGCCTGCTGCTGCATGTTGGGCCACAGGACATTCAGCTCTTccccacagctgagcagcaagACCATGAAGAAGGCTGGTAAAGGGCCACATCACAGAGGGGCAAGGGGACACCCCCAGGCAGGAGGCTGACCCACAGCCCAGGGACCCTCTGGGTGACTGCTCTGGGGATAACAGGCCCAGAGCTCTGTTGAGGAGATCTGTCCCACAGAACAGAATTTCAAACTGCATTATTAGTCCAGAAACCAAAGAAAGCAGTACAACAGGCATCAGTGGAACTCCTTTTCCTGTGCCTCCTTATCTTATCTGATATACTGATACTCTGTTACTCAGTCACTAGAAGTTTAGCAACTTGaccaaaagcacttttttttccccctggataGCTATAAGAAATAAGATTTCATCATTGTTTATTCTGTCTTATCTTCAGTAGCTGAGCCAGTCACCTACAGACTAGTGGAAGGCATCAGCATGCCTCTACTCACTGACAAAGGACAGCAGCTCACTGAGATGAGATGAAATCACAGCTAAAATCTCTAGTAGATTGCTTTCTTTATGGTTAcatgaaaaactattttaaaacgAATCTTCACAGCTGTAAATGACTGTCAGTCCTGTGACAGCAACACAGAAGTTGTTGTGGCAAAACCCCTGTGTGTTCATTCACATGTGTCAGAGTGCCCAGCCTCTGACCAGAACTGATGCTTAAACATCCAGTGCTGTTGGTGTTGGGGCACTGAAAACCACCAGCATTTTTAAGGACATCTTGTTTCAGGCCACACGTGAATGTGGTTGTGCAGGTTATTAGTTGTAGGAGACAAGCATGagaatctggttttgtttgtcaTCGCTCCCTAGGCAATCTGGGTATAATTAGAAGCACTCATATTACAGCTTGATCTAGTTCTATCCATTATTTTATATCCCTGGGTTGGCTATGTTATTTACACAGAGAAGCTATTTGCCTGGTAAATGGTGCAGCTGAGAGATTATCAGACAACCTGTGGTGTTGAAATAGCTGGCTTCAAAGCACAGGAAATAACTGTTTAACTAATTTAACATGTTTGGCCACAGGTAAAAGTCTAGCATGACTTAATAATTGtataatatttaaaactttaaCAAAAGCTTggggaatttattttattttatttcttgagggatttatttttcaatattctcAAAATATATCCTGAGTTCCTCATACAGTCGTTGGGAAAAGACACACTTCTGGAGTGGCTCTGCAGTGGAAATTATCTCAGCCTGTCATGCTGGGCAGTGAGGGTGATGCCATCCCATGGAGCCCAGCAGCATCAGCCAGAAAAACCTGTCTAAGTCAGCAGTCTTCCCAAACAGGCAGATtgtgtatgtatttttctttgttgaGTTGGAGTCCTTTggtcacagaagaaaaactttcaAACTATTCCAGACTTcagtaaaatataaatgcaaagtTCAAGAAACAAGGGTGTGTTTAAGCTGGTGGCTGCAGAAAAGCTCAGCCTCTTTGGTTAGCACAGGAGATCATCTCACTCTGCTTCTGCCCATGGCCACCAgaagtggcagtgctggggctgaaCACATGAGGCCACTTGGGCAAAGAAAAGGTGGGTTTCCCTACAGGGAGGGCTGATGATAAACAGGAGTTCAGGTGGAAGGAGCCTTGGGGTTGCAGGTGTCAGCCTCACTGCCAGGCAGAGTCACTGACCACGATGCAAATGTCCCAGTGTCATCCATTGGGTGTCCTTGAGTGTGCTGTCCTTTTTTTGGGTAGcacagacagggacaggaggggaaaggagagatTTCCATGAATCTGGAAGTCTGAGGTCAGGAGTGTAAGTGTTTTTGCTGCCGTATTTGTAGGCATGATCTCCCCTGCAGATAAAATACCAATTTCCAAATTCCCCCTTTAACATGACCCAAGCAAAACCCACAATTTTTAGGATGGCTGAGATCACCTTATCGCTGCATAATCAAGAATAGACACTTGAGGACAGCCAGtacattttgtttcagcttAGCTCTGCCTGCCATGTGTATCATATTGTAACCAATGCAGGTCACATTTACCAACACAGGGCATATCTCCACAGCTCCAGAAGTGCATCAGGAAGAGATGAGTCTCACACCTGATGCAGTTGGGGAAGTGAACAAAACCACACATCAAGATAGCACAAAATCTGGACATTTTTGAGATTACGGCGAGACTGTGATGACAGCACTTTATAATATACAGATTTCTCCCCAGCTCAAATGCATCACTGTCAAGATGACAAAAGGAGCAGTGGGGTTTAGGACTCTGCTCCCTCCCGGCTGTATCCCCACAccactgagcagtgctggtgctgcttgATATGCCAGCAGGGCTCCCTAGGTGGGCTGTGCTCCACCAAGGCATGCTgtcttccttcctgctttcGGGGTGACTGCAATTTGCCACCATTCCTACACAAACCCTGGCTAATGGGCAAAGCTACACAGTCCAGGTCCTTCCAGCTGTGCATCTGTTTGCTTAAGTCCTGGCACTCAGTCTCAGTGTCCTATTTCTTTCCTACAGATGCATCCACACACAGATACGCTTATACACACTGATCTTTACTGTATGGTTTGGGGACATCGAAGTGTTAACCACTGTTAGTATAATTAAACCAAATTAAAAGAGACAGTGGCTAAGGCACTCTCAGTGCACAGAGGAGGTTCTATAAGAAAATGCTTTGCTAGCTTAtacctttgttttcttctctctcaggGCAAATTTAAGATAATGCTCATGTTTGCATTGCAGTGAGCATGCTGACTCTGCACTGTTCTTCCACCCCAACTCCCTATTGCTTGATTTTAAACTAGGAGATAAAACTCTGGGTAAAGACTCCCTTGCAcagctcatttttcttttcagcagaactgaaaaaagatGAGGCGTTTGCATTTCATGCATACTTAGGACAAAATTTCTAGCCTGGCTTCAACTTTTGCTTTTGCAACCTCATCTGTTAGAGCTTGTTTGCTTGCAGGCTCTCAGCATCATGCTATGGACTGGCCTGAACACCTGTATCTATCACATCTACTTGAAAACACACGCTGTTACCAACATAAACTGCAGTATGTGCATAATTAATTACTAAAGTGGTCCTTGCCTGAGCAAGGGCAGTTAAACCCACAGCCAGCTCAGTGGAGTAATGGAGTTATGTTATTATACCACTGTCTCATACGGAGACTCTTTGTGTGACTTCTCCTGAGCAGCATGAGCTGTACTGGTACAGGCACAGCTGTATTGGTGTAATTGCTCATACAGGGAGGCTCTCACTTGCTCAGCTCTCAGTGAGAACTCAAAACCCATCACACCATGGCAGGTCTGGGCATGCCAAGAGCAAGAGCTGCTCTGTAAGTCAAGTGTGGGAGTCACACAGCCACAGTAGCA encodes:
- the LOC116445906 gene encoding alpha-1-antiproteinase 2-like gives rise to the protein MKTTFYLSLLLAGFHAVAHSQLPPSDHNGHDPNDPKHHIHHGGEAIACLKLVPNNADFAFQFFREVTQETPNKNVFFSPVSISTAFAMLALGARSATQSQILEGLTFNLTEIQEKEIHEGFHNLIHMLNHPEGGVQLNMGNAIFVTEKLKLLKKFLDDAKALYQLEAFTTDFNKPTEAEKHINDYIERKTHGKITNLVKDIDPQTVMLLASFVFFKGSWEKPFKPEHTEEREFFVDAETTVKVPMMHQMGRFDFYFDEELSCTVVRLHYNGSATAFLVLPAKGKMKQLEQTLDKETIQKWSDHLFQSFMDLYFPKFSISGSYEIRNTLSKMGIVDVFTNQADLSGITGTPELKVSKVIHKASLDVDERGTEAAAATAAEIMAVALPPTIEFSHPFLMLIFDRDTNSTLFIGKIVNPTIPS